CCTAGTTGATTATAAAAGTTAATCAAACTTATGCAATATTCACACGATTAACTCACTATAAAATGGAGGAGTATTATTGTTATTCTTAGATAATTAACTGCAGGAAGGTATTCAGTTTTTCAACTTGAATATGTTCCAGAGAATCACAATCAGGTAAATGAAGTCAGGGGTACATACGATTTTACTTTTCGGAAGATGCTAACAATGATTATTTAATCAATGAAAATCAGCTTAGTAAATTTAGACTCCTTTACATACACCGACTGACCGACCAAACTCGTTGGTTACTTTGTTCGTTTCCTATAAATAGAAAGAATGGTTGGTTGCTCTCTCTGAAAAAAGACCATTCTCTCTCTAATATCTCTCAGTTATTTCATCTTATTTCTTTTTTTCTTTGGTAAGAATTTCTTCTTATTCTTCTCATATACCCATAACGTTAAAACTGTGCCATCTCATGGATAAGCATCTTAGGACGAAGCAAACCAAGACCAACCCTATTCTTACTTCTTCATCTGAAGGTAAGCTCATGAAAACATCATTTTAACCTTTTTTTTAAACATCGTTTTAACTTCCAAGTTTACAAACAAAAATATTTTTTTATAGTTTGAAACATATGATTGATTATGACATGAAACAGAAGTGAGTAGTCTTGAGTGGCAAGCTGTGAACATGAATCAAGAAGAAGAGGATTTGGTCCGTAGAATGCATAAGCTTGTCGGTGACAGGTTTGATCCCTTTAAATTAACTAATTAGTTATAACTTATTAACGGCTACAATTTTGACCTAATTATTTTATTAAACATGAAAATAGGTTAATTTGTTTTTCTCACTATATTTGCTGATATAGGTGGGAGTTGATAGCTGGGAGGATCCCAGGAAGAACGGCAGCAGAAATTGAGAGGTTTTGGGTCATGAAGTATAATTGAATGTGTTACAAAATAAAAGTATAATTGAATTCTCTGAAGTTTCACTGATTGTCTCTTAATTTTACTTGCCAACTTTGTAATAATGAAGTTTTCTTAAAATAAACCATTTAAATTTTTGGCCTTCCTAAGAGAAGAATGAAACATACTTGGGCTTCTTCCAGTAAATAAGGCCGACGAGTGTAATATGTAGGCCGGCCCAATCATTTACTTTTCTACATTTCTCAAGTCATGACAAAGTTGATACAACAAATATGAATCCGTCAAAGGGAAGTGATTGTATATATGGATTTCAACACAGACTAACACGTTGGAAAGTGGCAAATAAAAAATAGGAAAAACGTTGGAAAGTGGCAAATAAAAAATAAGAAAAATTTGGAGAAATACTTTTACAAGATTTTATTTTAAAAACTATATCATCATATAAGTTTTTGGAGAACTACACTTATTCATAAGTCAAATTACCCAAATATCCAATTGAAATGTTAATAATTATTTTAGCATCTAATTTTTTTTTTAATAAACACAATTAACTTTAGAATTATATGCATTTAAAAGAGAATTTTTTTTTATAACGTCGATTTATTGATTTAACTTGAATGTAAATGATCATTATGGAGTAATACACTTAAGTACTGCGGTACATAATAATGAAAAGAAAATGCAACACCATTTTCAATTTGTTTTGCCAACAAATCTGCAACTTTATTTGCACTTCTTCTTGTCCATTGGAACTTAACATCCTGAAACTTTGCCGCCCACCATTGAATCTCTCTTCTCCAATTATAATATGCAAAGTGAAGTCTCTTCTTGTTAATGATATCTATCGCCTTCTCACGATCACTTTCTATAATAACCTTTTTATAACCCAAACTCCAGCAGTGTTGTAAAGCCATCAGTATAGCTTGTAGTTCACTTTCCAAAGCATCATTATTCACCCTCCCCCTCGCTTGAGCCGAACCTTTATAAGAACCATTAGCGTCCCTTATAACCCAACCAGCCGAGCTTTGATTTAGTAGTGGATTATAAGCTCCATCTGTATTACACTTAACCCACCCAATCATAGGTCTCTTCCAATGTAGACACTCAGGCAATTGATGACTCTGTCTCCGTATTGTATGAATCTCTTCAATCTTACTATCCAGTTGTTTCCATTCTTTTGCATCCTCTCGTGCATATCTCAATAATCTTCTCCTGTGAATTTCCTTTTGCTGGAATATTAACATGTTTCTACTCTTCCATAATCTCCATAGCAACCAGAAGGGCAAATCCTGCATGTGTGACGATCAAGTTGATAAGGAGCATTGCAAGCATGCATCAATCTTCTCTTCTAGTGTTGAACTCGGGTTGTTGATAATGAGATTAGAGATTCCAGGTGTTCTCCATATCCTTTTCGCATAAGGGCATTCAAAGAAAATGTGATCCTCCGTTTCTACTGCAGAGCAACATCTTCGACACTGATCATTTTGAGTTATGTGACGTCTCTTCAGGTTATTAGCAGTCGCTAAGCTTCTAGACAGAAGCCTCCACAGGAAATGTTTTAGCTTAGCAGGAGTTTTTGTTTTCCAAACCTTGTGTTTCAAAACTGCAGGTCCATGAGTTGGAGTTGTAGGTATGTTGGACGGTAAGTGCGTACCTAGCCAATATCTTGATTTCACTGTGTAAATACCATCTTCATTATAGTGCCAACCCAATAAGTCTTGTCGTGCCACTGAACTTATCTTTAGAGCTAGAATCTTATCCACATCCTCATCAATGATCACTTCCGCAGTTTTTGTTCATTCCATTGATCTCAAGTAGTGTTGAAATATTCTTTCATATTTTCCTCCAACTGATACACTCCACGGGCTCTTGGTGGTCTAGGTGGGTGATCCGGTATCCATGGATCTGTCCACATATTAACCAGAGTTCCATCACCAATAATGTAACGCATTCCTTTACTAATAAGATCACGCCCATGTAGAATCGACTTCCAAACATCATCAGAAGCTTTCTTTTTTAGCTTTGCATTCAGAATGTCCTCCTCGGGAAAATATCTCGCTTTCAGAATACGAGCCATCAGACAGTGAGGATGTTGCATAATTCTCCATACTTGTTTGCTTAGCAGAGCTTGATTAAAAATTTCCAAATCTTTAAAACCTAGACCTCCTTGTCTTTTTGGCACACTTACTCTATCCCAAGAATACCAATGCAAGCCTTTTTATCACCAGCTCCCCACCAAAATTTAGCTAAGACTGCATTGATCTCAGCACATACCTCTTTTGGTAACGGGAATATATTCATTGAGAAGATTGACATCGCCACTGCAATAGCTTTCAATAGAACCTCCTTTCCACCCGTAGATAAGTACCTCTGTTTCTAGCTTTGTGTAACACATTTAACCTTATCTATAATATAGGCAAACATCTCACTTTTCTTGCTTCCCACTTGTTCTGGCAGTCCCAAGTACTTACCAATTCCTCCTTCATTAAATATTCCTAGCAAACACCTCATTTTTGTCTTAACCGTGGGGTTAACCTTAGTTCCAAAAGTAATCGAAGATTTGGAGAGATTGATTTCTTGGCCTGAAACTGCTTCATAGATGCTAAATATAGTCTTGAGCTTCTTTGCCGCCTTCTCATTAGCCAAGGAAAAGAATGAAGAATCATCCGCAAACAACAAATGATTGACCGTTGGTGCATTGTTTGATATTTTCACTCCTAATAGTGATCTATCCAGCATTGCTCTTGTCATCAAATGTGATAGCACCTCTGCACACAGTATAAACAGATAAGGGGACAGAGGATCCCCTTGTCTCAGTCCACGAGCTGGCGTGATAAGACCCTCCGGAGATCCATTCACTAGCACCGAATATTTAACTGCAGTGACACAACTCATTATCCATCGAATCCATTGGCCATCAAAACCCATAACCTTCATAGTCTCAGCTAAGAAATTCCACTCCAGTCTATCATATGCTTTAGTAATATCTGTCTTAACTGCCATGTAAGAAGAAGCATGTCTTTTCCTAGCTTTAAGACTGTGGAATACCTTATGAGCTATCACAATGTTGTCTGAAATCATTCTTCCCGGGATGAAAGCATTTTGATTCTTTGAGATGATATTACTCATATGTTCCTTGAGCCGGTTGACTAAGACTTTAGTAATAATCTTATATGAGACGTTACAAAGCGCTATAGGTCTAAACTTTTTCATACCAGTGGGAGGATATACCTTTGGTAGCAGGCATATATTAGTATGACTGAGCTGATGATCCATCTCTCCTGTCTCAAAGAAACCCGTAATCTCCTTCATCACATCTTCTTTAATTTCTTCCCAATAACTGTGATAGAAAACCGCAGTAAATCCGTCAGGTCCTGAAGTCTTATGTGCACCAATATCCATTACAGCTCTATAGACTTCTTCCTCAGTCACCATTCTAGTAAGATCATGATTCATATTTGGAGTAACTCGTCTCTGAAAGTCGTGAAACACCTTCTCATACATTTTTAAACTCGTTCCTTGCCAAACAAAATGATAGGTGTGACCACGTGGAATCACAAGTTGTAGAGAAACAACACAAACTTTTGCGCAATAATTCTTGGCTCTTTTGG
The DNA window shown above is from Brassica oleracea var. oleracea cultivar TO1000 chromosome C3, BOL, whole genome shotgun sequence and carries:
- the LOC106334807 gene encoding MYB-like transcription factor ETC3 isoform X1: MDKHLRTKQTKTNPILTSSSEEVSSLEWQAVNMNQEEEDLVRRMHKLVGDRWELIAGRIPGRTAAEIERFWVMKYN
- the LOC106334807 gene encoding MYB-like transcription factor ETC3 isoform X2 yields the protein MDKHLRTKQTKTNPILTSSSEVSSLEWQAVNMNQEEEDLVRRMHKLVGDRWELIAGRIPGRTAAEIERFWVMKYN